One genomic region from Candidatus Binataceae bacterium encodes:
- a CDS encoding glycosyltransferase family 4 protein: MAPIRVLIVSENISMEIGGESAIPFYYAKLFSQRGAEVWLACHERVGTELHTTFPEMAARIRLVRDTQVQKNAFRYSSALPYRIRDMFVGQAIHLSTQRRIREIAIELARLGRIDVVLEPAPITPKGLSFMYDVGVPVVIGPLCGGMNFPPAFADLDSFITRSAMMLGRYASQLANRLVPGKLKAAVLLAANALTVKALPAGYRGRVIRLFESGVDLDLWKPEDSAPSRPDGSLHFAFSGRFVDWKGVQYLVPAFAKALAQEPSCRLDLIGGGELEGDVKAMIAKYGLADAVRLHGWVSRAMAARIVRESDVFVMPSLRECGGAAVLEAMALGKPVIATNWGGPADYVDLSCGVLVDPNSKEGFVDGLAKAMVRLVRSPELRKSLGEGGKLRVRKDNLDWNSKADRVLSILTEITGHPEASEQMH; the protein is encoded by the coding sequence ATGGCGCCCATTCGCGTCTTGATCGTGTCGGAGAACATCTCGATGGAGATAGGAGGGGAGTCCGCCATCCCATTTTATTATGCGAAACTGTTTTCGCAGCGCGGTGCCGAAGTCTGGCTGGCTTGTCATGAGCGGGTCGGGACCGAGTTGCACACGACCTTTCCCGAGATGGCGGCGCGCATCCGGCTCGTGCGCGACACACAAGTACAAAAGAATGCATTTCGCTATAGCAGCGCTCTCCCTTACCGAATCCGCGACATGTTCGTCGGCCAGGCCATCCACCTCTCAACGCAGCGTAGAATCCGCGAGATCGCGATCGAACTTGCACGCCTCGGTAGGATTGATGTGGTGCTCGAACCGGCGCCGATCACGCCTAAGGGCCTTAGTTTCATGTACGATGTGGGGGTGCCCGTCGTAATTGGCCCCTTGTGCGGCGGTATGAATTTTCCGCCCGCGTTCGCGGATCTTGATTCGTTCATCACGCGCAGCGCGATGATGCTAGGCCGCTATGCCTCGCAGCTCGCTAATCGGCTAGTGCCTGGCAAGCTCAAAGCGGCGGTGCTGCTCGCTGCGAACGCGCTCACGGTGAAGGCACTCCCCGCAGGATACCGTGGTCGAGTCATCCGTTTGTTTGAGAGCGGCGTCGATCTCGATCTATGGAAACCCGAAGACTCGGCGCCAAGCCGGCCAGATGGCAGTTTGCACTTTGCGTTCTCCGGACGTTTCGTCGACTGGAAGGGCGTCCAATATCTTGTACCGGCATTCGCCAAGGCCCTGGCACAGGAGCCATCATGCCGGCTCGATCTGATAGGCGGGGGTGAGCTCGAAGGAGACGTGAAAGCCATGATTGCCAAATACGGACTCGCCGACGCGGTTCGCTTGCATGGCTGGGTCAGCCGCGCGATGGCGGCGCGCATTGTCCGCGAAAGCGATGTATTTGTCATGCCGTCGCTGCGCGAGTGTGGCGGTGCAGCGGTCCTGGAAGCGATGGCACTTGGCAAACCTGTGATCGCGACGAACTGGGGCGGTCCCGCGGATTACGTCGATCTGAGCTGCGGCGTCCTTGTTGACCCCAACTCGAAGGAGGGATTTGTCGATGGCCTCGCCAAAGCCATGGTGCGACTCGTTCGGTCACCGGAACTGCGCAAGTCGCTTGGCGAAGGCGGGAAGCTGCGTGTGCGCAAAGACAATCTCGATTGGAACTCGAAGGCCGATCGCGTGCTCTCGATCCTGACCGAAATCACCGGGCATCCTGAAGCGTCCGAGCAAATGCATTGA
- the metH gene encoding methionine synthase, with protein sequence MNNERLEHLRALIAERIVVLDGATGTSIQDMQLSADDFGGAKLEGCNENLVRTRPDKIRELHRSFLAAGADIIETNSFGATSIALAHYGLEGDVREINRVAAQLARGEADAAATSARPRFVAGSMGPTTASISVTGGVDFDQVAAAYQEQAEGLIEGGVDLLLLETVMDTLNCKAGLFGIERAMAALGAKVGVAISGTVETMGTLLAGQDIEAFYTSICQHDLMWIGLNCATGPDFMTDHLRTLSEISRFPVACVPNAGLPDEEMRYNETPEVLTRKLERFAAAGWVNLIGGCCGTTPAHIQALRAMAVGQKRRTLVRLERSVVSGIETLVIDESTRPVIVGERTNVLGSRKFKRLIAQGKIEEAAEVGRLQVRRGAHILDVCLQDPDRDESGDVKAFLETLVKKVKAPLMIDTTDARVIEEALKRAPGKSLINSINLEDGEERFQRVIPLARRYGAALVVGCIDEDKQQAQAVTRARKLEIAQRSFRLLTENYGVAPEDIFFDLLVFPIGTGDTNYIGSAVETIEGIRMVKAALPRCKTILGISNVSFGLPEAGREVLNSVMLYHCVQAGLDLAIVNSEKLERYPSIPEEERALAEDLIWWRGDDPIAKFAAYFREKKAKPTREERKALPLDERLALYILEGSKEGLADDLDEALAARKPLEIINGPLMKGMDEVGRLFNANQMIVAEVLQSAEAMKAAVAHLEPLMEKSDSLGKGTIVLATVKGDVHDIGKNLVDIILTNNGYRIINLGIKVPPEELIKAYQAHQPDALGLSGLLVKSAQMMVATAQDLKTAGIRCPILVGGAALSNRFVRMKIAPEYDGVVAYANDAMAGLDLAHQIVDPQRREALMASLEEQTRKLLDAARKTDNRKPEPVRRGPGVIYEGPIPEPPDLKLHLIRNYSLEEIFRYINPVMLYTRHLGFKNFEAALAAGERKAVELRAAVDAVEEEIFARHDISARAAYRFFPVTSDGDCAIAFHTVDGKRVLETFRFGRQSDEPGLCLADYVAPAASGRTDYLCLFVTTIGEGVRALADEWKDKGEYLRSHILQILALEGAEAFAELLHQKIRAMWGFADPPGITHKDLFQAHYHGKRYSFGYPACPRLEDQAQLFRLLELEQNELGLHLTEGFMMDPESSVSAMVFHNPMTKYFSLSPADIERLEAELKD encoded by the coding sequence ATGAACAACGAACGACTCGAACATCTGCGCGCGCTGATTGCCGAAAGGATAGTCGTGCTTGACGGCGCGACTGGCACCTCGATCCAGGATATGCAGCTGTCGGCGGACGACTTCGGGGGCGCGAAACTCGAAGGATGCAACGAAAACCTAGTGCGCACGCGGCCCGACAAGATCCGCGAACTTCATCGCAGCTTCCTCGCGGCGGGCGCGGACATTATCGAGACCAACAGCTTCGGCGCGACTTCGATCGCGCTCGCGCACTATGGCCTCGAAGGTGACGTGCGCGAGATCAATCGGGTCGCGGCGCAGCTCGCCCGCGGGGAGGCCGACGCTGCCGCTACGTCGGCACGTCCGCGCTTCGTGGCCGGCTCGATGGGTCCGACCACGGCCAGTATCTCGGTTACGGGCGGCGTCGATTTCGATCAGGTTGCCGCGGCCTATCAGGAGCAGGCGGAGGGGTTGATCGAGGGGGGCGTCGATCTGCTGCTGCTCGAGACTGTGATGGATACGCTGAATTGCAAGGCTGGCCTCTTTGGAATCGAGCGCGCGATGGCGGCGCTGGGCGCGAAAGTCGGCGTCGCGATTTCAGGCACAGTCGAAACGATGGGGACCCTGCTCGCGGGCCAGGATATAGAGGCCTTCTACACCTCGATCTGCCAGCACGATCTCATGTGGATCGGGCTCAATTGCGCGACCGGGCCGGACTTCATGACCGACCATCTGCGCACGTTGTCAGAAATCAGCCGTTTTCCGGTCGCCTGCGTACCGAATGCCGGGCTGCCCGACGAAGAGATGCGCTACAACGAAACGCCCGAGGTCTTGACGCGCAAGCTCGAGCGCTTCGCCGCCGCGGGCTGGGTCAATCTGATCGGCGGATGTTGCGGGACGACGCCGGCCCATATTCAGGCGCTGCGCGCGATGGCGGTCGGGCAGAAGCGGCGCACGCTTGTGCGGCTCGAACGCAGCGTCGTCTCGGGGATCGAGACCTTGGTGATCGATGAGAGCACACGGCCGGTAATCGTCGGCGAACGCACCAACGTGCTCGGCAGCCGCAAGTTCAAGCGGCTGATCGCGCAGGGCAAGATCGAGGAAGCGGCCGAGGTCGGACGGCTGCAGGTGCGCCGCGGCGCGCATATTCTCGACGTCTGCCTGCAGGATCCCGATCGCGACGAGAGCGGCGACGTCAAGGCCTTTCTTGAGACCCTGGTCAAGAAGGTCAAGGCCCCGCTGATGATCGATACGACCGATGCCCGGGTGATCGAGGAGGCGCTCAAGCGCGCGCCCGGCAAGTCGCTGATCAATTCGATCAATCTGGAAGATGGCGAAGAGCGCTTCCAGCGCGTGATTCCGCTGGCGCGCCGCTATGGCGCCGCGCTGGTCGTCGGCTGTATCGACGAGGACAAGCAGCAGGCCCAGGCGGTCACGCGCGCCCGCAAGCTTGAAATCGCGCAGCGCTCGTTTCGACTGCTCACGGAAAACTACGGCGTCGCGCCCGAGGACATCTTTTTCGACCTGCTGGTCTTTCCCATTGGCACCGGCGACACCAACTATATCGGCTCTGCGGTCGAGACTATCGAAGGTATCCGCATGGTCAAGGCCGCGCTGCCGCGCTGCAAGACTATTCTCGGCATCTCGAACGTTTCGTTTGGATTGCCGGAGGCGGGCCGCGAAGTCCTCAACTCCGTGATGCTCTATCACTGCGTGCAGGCCGGGCTCGACCTCGCGATCGTCAACTCGGAGAAGCTCGAACGTTATCCTTCGATTCCGGAGGAAGAGCGCGCGCTCGCCGAAGACCTGATCTGGTGGCGCGGCGATGATCCGATCGCGAAGTTCGCCGCCTACTTCCGCGAGAAGAAAGCCAAGCCCACGCGCGAAGAGCGCAAGGCGCTGCCGCTCGACGAGCGGCTCGCGCTCTACATTCTCGAAGGCTCAAAAGAGGGGCTGGCCGACGATCTCGACGAGGCGCTGGCTGCTCGCAAACCGCTCGAAATTATCAACGGTCCGCTGATGAAAGGAATGGACGAGGTCGGCCGCCTCTTCAATGCGAATCAGATGATCGTCGCCGAGGTGTTGCAGTCCGCCGAGGCGATGAAGGCCGCAGTCGCGCATCTCGAACCGCTGATGGAGAAGAGCGACAGCCTCGGCAAGGGCACGATCGTGCTGGCGACGGTCAAAGGCGACGTGCACGATATCGGCAAGAACCTGGTCGATATAATCCTGACCAACAACGGCTATCGGATCATCAATCTCGGCATCAAGGTGCCGCCCGAGGAATTGATCAAAGCTTACCAGGCGCATCAGCCCGACGCGCTGGGGCTGTCCGGGCTGCTGGTGAAGTCGGCGCAGATGATGGTGGCGACGGCGCAGGACCTCAAGACTGCAGGCATCCGTTGCCCGATTCTCGTGGGCGGGGCGGCGCTCTCGAATCGCTTTGTGCGGATGAAGATCGCGCCCGAGTACGACGGCGTCGTGGCCTACGCCAACGATGCGATGGCTGGTCTGGACCTCGCTCATCAAATTGTCGACCCGCAGCGGCGCGAGGCGCTGATGGCGTCGCTCGAGGAACAGACGCGTAAGCTGCTCGACGCCGCGCGCAAAACCGACAATCGCAAGCCTGAGCCGGTGCGTCGCGGACCGGGCGTGATCTACGAGGGGCCGATTCCCGAGCCTCCCGATCTCAAGCTCCACTTGATTCGGAATTACAGCCTCGAAGAGATTTTCCGTTACATCAATCCGGTGATGCTCTATACGCGCCATCTGGGCTTCAAGAATTTCGAGGCGGCGCTGGCTGCCGGTGAGCGCAAGGCGGTCGAACTGCGCGCCGCGGTGGATGCCGTCGAAGAGGAAATTTTCGCGCGCCACGACATCAGCGCGCGCGCGGCCTATCGCTTCTTCCCGGTGACCTCTGACGGTGATTGTGCGATCGCCTTTCATACCGTCGACGGCAAACGCGTCCTCGAAACGTTTCGCTTCGGCCGCCAATCGGATGAGCCGGGCCTCTGCCTCGCGGATTATGTCGCGCCGGCCGCGTCCGGCCGCACCGACTATCTATGTCTGTTCGTCACGACGATCGGCGAGGGGGTGCGTGCGCTGGCCGACGAATGGAAGGACAAGGGCGAATACTTGCGCTCGCACATCTTACAGATCCTCGCGCTCGAAGGCGCCGAGGCCTTCGCCGAGCTGCTCCATCAGAAGATTCGCGCGATGTGGGGTTTTGCCGATCCGCCCGGAATCACCCACAAGGATCTGTTTCAGGCGCACTATCACGGCAAGCGTTACTCCTTTGGCTATCCCGCCTGCCCGCGTCTCGAGGATCAGGCGCAGCTTTTCCGGCTGCTCGAACTCGAGCAAAACGAACTCGGACTGCACCTGACCGAGGGCTTTATGATGGATCCCGAGAGCTCGGTCAGCGCGATGGTGTTTCACAACCCAATGACGAAGTACTTCAGCCTTTCGCCGGCTGATATCGAACGGCTCGAAGCCGAGCTGAAGGACTAG
- a CDS encoding YihY/virulence factor BrkB family protein: MLSRTRDFLQQVFGDFSQDECSSMAAALAYTTLFALPSMLLIIIYVAGLVLGPRAASGEIESRLSGAMGMQAAAEIQQMVANIARNRTGGIIATLAGTAGLILSATGLLVQLQTCLNRAWKVTAVGGGFKTFVMRRLRSGLLLGGAGLMAIISVTASSIISGVTKMLPFASLVQVGELATSLLIFVVVFAGILKVMPDVKLRWGDVWVGGLFIAALFVGGKFLIGLYLGRAGKTSIYGAAGSLAIILLWTYYSFLIFLLGVEFTQVWVRRDGREIVPKDGAVLTTARYRLEQANP; encoded by the coding sequence ATGTTGTCGCGCACGCGAGATTTTCTGCAACAGGTCTTCGGCGACTTTTCGCAGGACGAGTGTTCCTCGATGGCCGCCGCGCTCGCCTATACCACGCTCTTTGCTCTGCCCTCGATGCTTCTGATCATCATCTATGTCGCCGGACTGGTACTCGGCCCGCGCGCCGCCAGCGGCGAAATCGAATCACGCTTGAGCGGCGCGATGGGCATGCAAGCCGCGGCCGAAATCCAGCAGATGGTGGCCAACATCGCGCGCAATCGGACCGGCGGAATTATCGCGACACTCGCGGGAACCGCGGGTTTGATCCTTTCCGCCACCGGACTGCTCGTACAGCTGCAGACTTGCCTCAATCGCGCGTGGAAGGTGACCGCGGTTGGCGGCGGATTCAAGACCTTCGTGATGCGACGGCTGCGTTCGGGATTGCTCCTGGGTGGCGCCGGCCTGATGGCGATTATCTCGGTGACTGCCAGCTCGATCATCTCGGGTGTAACCAAAATGCTGCCCTTCGCGTCGCTGGTACAGGTCGGCGAGCTCGCTACCTCTCTGCTCATTTTCGTCGTTGTCTTCGCCGGCATTCTCAAGGTCATGCCCGACGTCAAGTTGCGCTGGGGCGATGTCTGGGTTGGCGGCCTGTTTATCGCGGCGTTGTTCGTGGGCGGCAAGTTCCTGATCGGTCTGTATCTGGGCCGTGCCGGCAAGACCAGCATCTACGGCGCCGCCGGCTCGTTGGCGATCATTCTGCTGTGGACCTATTACTCATTTCTGATTTTTCTGCTGGGGGTCGAGTTCACCCAGGTCTGGGTAAGGCGCGACGGCCGCGAGATCGTCCCGAAAGATGGCGCCGTGCTGACGACGGCTCGGTACCGG
- a CDS encoding class I SAM-dependent methyltransferase, producing MNSSNIGNIEDYTLAGEDMASYDAEYTPELFEHHLRNLKEHFWYLGRSRFILRAFERESAALWGARRGLHAIDLGGGSGGWVRYLYERHSDRFERLALADSSPKVLELANAVIPPGVERIQIDLNHLPWQNLWDVVFLFDVLEHIEDDVGALQQVYKIMRPGGLLFITLPALRFFWSMNDVVAHHYRRYSRADLERLAQQTGLELRTSRYFMFFLSPLFWLSRLRMPDPNRMTLKQIDEYKRKATHQLPPRPVNDLLKAVFAAETPLGHWLPFPWGTSVLGVFRKPLQTSRTPPKIRRFEIRTRFR from the coding sequence ATGAATAGTAGCAACATCGGGAATATTGAAGATTATACCTTGGCTGGCGAGGATATGGCCAGCTACGACGCCGAATACACTCCCGAATTGTTCGAACATCATCTACGCAATCTCAAAGAACATTTTTGGTACTTGGGCCGCAGTCGATTTATCTTGCGGGCTTTTGAGCGCGAAAGCGCGGCGCTGTGGGGCGCGCGCCGCGGACTTCATGCGATCGATCTTGGTGGCGGCTCGGGCGGTTGGGTCCGCTATCTTTATGAGCGACATTCCGATCGCTTCGAGAGGCTGGCCCTGGCAGATTCATCGCCCAAGGTGCTTGAACTCGCCAACGCGGTGATTCCACCCGGCGTGGAGCGCATCCAGATCGATCTTAACCATCTGCCTTGGCAGAATCTTTGGGATGTGGTTTTCCTGTTCGACGTGCTCGAGCATATCGAAGATGACGTTGGCGCGCTGCAGCAAGTTTACAAGATAATGCGCCCCGGCGGTCTGTTATTCATCACTTTGCCCGCGCTGCGCTTCTTTTGGAGCATGAACGATGTAGTTGCTCACCATTATCGCCGATACTCTCGCGCTGATCTGGAGAGACTGGCCCAACAAACTGGCCTCGAGCTGCGCACTTCGCGCTACTTCATGTTTTTCCTCAGTCCTTTATTTTGGCTGAGCCGCTTACGGATGCCCGATCCCAATCGCATGACCCTCAAGCAGATTGACGAGTACAAAAGAAAGGCCACGCATCAGCTGCCGCCCCGACCGGTCAATGATCTGCTCAAGGCGGTCTTCGCCGCCGAGACTCCGCTGGGCCATTGGCTGCCCTTCCCCTGGGGCACCTCGGTCCTCGGCGTTTTCCGCAAGCCGCTGCAAACCAGCCGGACACCGCCCAAAATCCGACGCTTTGAAATCCGTACGCGCTTCCGATAA